Proteins co-encoded in one Centropristis striata isolate RG_2023a ecotype Rhode Island chromosome 24, C.striata_1.0, whole genome shotgun sequence genomic window:
- the sumo1 gene encoding small ubiquitin-related modifier 1, which yields MSDTETKPSSQDGGDKKDGEYIKLKVIGQDSSEIHFKVKMTTHLKKLKESYSQRQGVPASTLRFLFEGQRIADNQTPKELGMEDEDVIEVYQEQTGGLWND from the exons atgtccGATACG GAGACAAAACCATCCAGCCAAGACGGGGGGGACAAGAAGGATGGAGAGTACATCAAATTAAAAGTGATCGGTCAG GACAGCAGCGAAATCCATTTTAAGGTTAAAATGACAACACATCTGAAGAAACTCAAGGAGTCTTACAGCCAGAGACAG ggtGTTCCGGCAAGCACGCTAAGGTTTCTGTTTGAAGGACAAAGAATCGCAGACAACCAAACTCCgaaagag CTGGGGATGGAGGACGAGGACGTCATCGAGGTTTATCAAGAACAGACTGGAGGACTGTGGAATGATTAA
- the LOC131962572 gene encoding claudin-34-like has product MTYLAHSAHAQLGALWLGFVGWTLTAVSLGLIQWRVWLVSDRDVISSGLAWVGIWRTCFHSNTLVTPGFLNMHCRYLSLTEAFTPPEIVAGQVLMLLSLLVGLCGNAGGVYAMRNVYFGMEKNSPIRLAFYTAGTLCLLAAVMSLIPLVWNLSSVVTNQTIKFPPDFNMPQAPDSQQVGCGIGVGLVGTVLLFVSGIIFCQYRLPVRSQRPESSLPALPAPSHSARGRDNSAFVSDEHL; this is encoded by the coding sequence ATGACCTACCTGGCTCACAGCGCCCACGCCCAGCTCGGGGCCCTCTGGCTGGGCTTTGTGGGCTGGACGCTCACCGCCGTTTCCCTTGGACTCATCCAGTGGCGGGTCTGGTTGGTGTCTGACAGGGACGTGATCAGCTCCGGATTGGCCTGGGTGGGCATCTGGAGGACCTGCTTCCACAGCAACACCCTGGTGACCCCTGGCTTCTTGAATATGCACTGCAGGTACCTGAGCCTGACCGAGGCCTTCACGCCGCCTGAGATCGTGGCAGGTCAGGTTCTCATGCTGCTGTCTCTGCTGGTGGGGCTTTGTGGGAACGCTGGTGGTGTTTATGCCATGAGGAACGTCTACTTCGGGATGGAGAAGAACTCCCCAATCCGCTTGGCGTTCTACACCGCTGGCACACTGTGCCTGTTGGCCGCCGTGATGTCACTCATACCTCTGGTGTGGAACCTGAGCTCGGTGGTGACCAATCAGACCATAAAGTTCCCCCCTGACTTTAATATGCCCCAGGCTCCTGACTCCCAACAAGTGGGGTGCGGCATCGGGGTGGGGCTGGTGGGGACGGTCCTATTGTTCGTCTCAGGGATTATTTTCTGTCAGTACAGGTTACCAGTGAGGTCACAGCGCCCGGAGAGCTCCTTACCTGCATTACCTGCACCGTCACACAGCGCCAGGGGGAGAGATAACTCAGCGTTTGTGTCTGACGAACACttgtag
- the shroom2b gene encoding protein Shroom2 translates to MSSYSFSCFSFLHTLPIRAKMVDVVSARTMPSESEVHVARSFLTKILRSSMRKNRFKGKNDPGSRPHSWHSSKLTEEESGPAGQGATPAPVWQPKHEARPKESSNQGDQSTQRQPTSQFSSVNNMERLERPCHPCPPGRVSPVKYSAEPLSGPGGKRDSGFSCFSSTSSPPVHDSSTPDRKGTSTENIFFKGPQSEGAQQAERPRYLQSTLGNGGWEGSRGEEQPASRVSIAGRPSIGPVWQVPEKKKSQSPPPPPPPLRSDSFAATKVFPYSEGPSGPAKSHGRSFEKLAENNDQNSHRSHQDKTSEARRSFNPLPTKDFLHPNMAADHNHNQLHPNKLFSLSSNDVRQSHYSQLPAHQRQYSDESPLYLQTRSAPPTKIQSVGSYYRSLQDLPTNAFSRKQVRHSTASMASSAGNPNLENGGHSRYYGLASKHLVQAAELQARQGKAEGRRGEKEKPHRGNSNEPGFPSSLKTDVKAKFSLPQFQLPYGENKERSGHSHLGNGLHYEHQTSEVSVRSRSPEEAAKRGEGHANDTKRHFPTHQSNDHKVSLSSHQDPWVPQEDQRISPLKTPLLHSLAQESRSLTVRQPAATNTVVLSTQDASDSMATSGKTNRRSDRYATTLRNEIQQKRAQLQKSRSAATLTCEAVDEEVGEWRSTKTSTSSGVSFSNTYKDHLKEAQARVLQATSFQRRDLEPLGPEAPVVKTSNGRIRGRKRFPLAKRMHSFSEPDKIDKVGVEGETNTGSFGERRKFFEAKPTFSRPVLKSSQGTNLNLDVGEIGKPKERTPSGELEEDPQHLSPGHKQDLLEQQRLGTFAEYQATWSKQKKSSEAKTQGRYHSAENILDADSEEKAVCIHERSRSSPSADFYTQNNPSPWRDPPSQQSSCRGKTESRLRYQPDHSPQSAPAVPRNEGPVPGLTDHRPKPDAANPSHTTHSSGPRSLSPNPGSQHPSQLAQTKGHLPPPRSHLGPETTSSSQEFLAGAQADPAALQSLSSCSSDTQHHAAGQNSSACPAPASSPHLSGTSRAENEVEKEQPQPPSSSSLSSSRTAALSLPGAERARSPSPQFAPLRLTDKPPAVFVQDDSPLRSEHDLKLPAEMDVNSLVRKVPVRIIQAKSSSEREGRAYLPQTSETCSVFEPPVHIPSLSTSEGPASSLFSAYTRQAPPQDVGQESVPESTSVVARHSEEAKREELARDIMGKDKSLADILDQSGRMTTMDLMEGLFPTEEQILEGALLRRRASGSRLPTSSPRSMDRREEEDLSVSAAASLVPSSSYYNTSAPKAELLIKMKDMQEQLEEQDSEDELDVDLASKKKELITSLASKLEVLREARHSLQEDVEDNEALGREVEATVQRLCQANQLDKFCMFVGDLDKVVSLLLSLSGRLARVENALNSLEDEAPPEEKRTLTEKRKLLMQQHEDAKELKENLDRRERLVSSIMEAHLDSESLDDYRHFVKMKSALIIEQRKLEDKIKLGEEQLKCLVDSLPLEQRPLL, encoded by the exons ATGTCCTCCTATTCCTTTTCCTGCTTCTCCTTTCTTCACACGCTGCCCATCAGGGCTAAAATGGTTGATGTTGTTTCGGCACGCACAATGCCGTCAGAATCCGAGGTTCATGTGGCGAGGAGCTTTCTCACCAAGATTTTGCGAAGCTCTATGAG GAAAAACCGCTTCAAAGG GAAGAATGATCCAGGCTCGCGCCCCCATTCCTGGCACTCCTCCAAGCTGACTGAAGAGGAGTCGGGGCCCGCTGGGCAAGGGGCCACCCCAGCACCAGTCTGGCAGCCAAAACATGAAGCAAG GCCCAAAGAGTCGTCCAATCAAGGGGATCAGAGCACACAGCGCCAGCCAACCAGCCAGTTCAGTTCAGTGAACAACATGGAGAGACTGGAGCGTCCCTGTCACCCCTGCCCACCAGGTCGCGTTTCCCCAGTTAAATACAGCGCTGAGCCGCTCTCTGGACCCGGAGGCAAAAGAGACTCGGGGTTCAGCTGTTTTTCAAGCACCTCCAGCCCTCCGGTTCATGACTCCAGCACGCCTGATAGGAAGGGTACCAGCACTGAGAACATTTTCTTCAAGGGCCCTCAGAGTGAAGGGGCTCAGCAGGCAGAGCGGCCCAGGTACCTGCAGTCCACTCTGGGGAACGGAGGCTGGGAGGGGTCACGGGGCGAGGAACAGCCTGCCTCTCGGGTCTCCATCGCAGGGAGACCCAGCATCGGCCCAGTGTGGCAGgtaccagagaagaagaagtctcagtctcctcctcccccacctcctcctctgcgCAGTGACAGTTTTGCCGCCACAAAGGTGTTCCCTTACTCTGAAGGGCCCAGTGGTCCAGCAAAGAGCCACGGCAGGTCATTTGAAAAACTGGCAGAAAATAACGACCAGAACAGCCACAGATCTCACCAAGACAAAACCTCAGAGGCCAGACGCAGCTTCAACCCCCTGCCCACCAAAGACTTCCTCCATCCCAACATGGCAGCTGACCACAACCACAACCAGCTACACCCCAACAAACTCTTCTCCCTGTCCAGTAATGATGTACGACAGTCTCATTACAGCCAACTACCTGCCCACCAGAGGCAATACAGTGACGAAAGCCCTCTGTACCTGCAGACCAGGTCAGCACCTCCCACCAAGATTCAGAGTGTAGGAAGCTACTATCGCAGCCTCCAGGATCTGCCCACAAACGCCTTCAGCCGCAAGCAGGTCAGACACTCCACAGCATCCATGGCAAGTTCAGCTGGAAACCCAAATCTGGAGAATGGGGGACACAGCAGATACTACGGTCTGGCCAGCAAACATTTGGTTCAGGCTGCTGAGCTTCAGGCCAGGCAGGGCAAAGCTGAGGGCCGCAGGGGGGAAAAAGAGAAACCTCACCGAGGAAACAGCAATGAACCAGGCTTCCCAAGTTCCTTGAAGACAGATGTTAAGGCAAAATTCTCTCTACCTCAGTTCCAGCTGCCTTATGGTGAAAATAAGGAGCGCAGTGGCCATTCCCATCTGGGGAATGGTCTACATTATGAGCACCAAACCTCTGAAGTTTCTGTTCGAAGCCGCAGCCCAGAAGAGGCTGCGAAGCGAGGTGAAGGGCACGCTAATGACACGAAAAGACACTTCCCAACACATCAAAGTAATGACCATAAGGTCAGTCTTTCGAGTCACCAGGACCCATGGGTGCCACAAGAAGATCAACGAATATCCCCCCTGAAAACCCCACTTCTCCACTCCCTGGCCCAGGAGAGTAGGAGTCTGACTGTGAGGCAACCGGCAGCTACAAATACGGTAGTCTTGTCGACTCAGGATGCAAGCGACTCCATGGCTACCAGCGGGAAAACGAACCGCCGCAGCGACCGCTATGCCACCACGCTCCGCAATGAGATCCAGCAGAAGCGAGCCCAGCTGCAGAAGAGCCGCAGCGCTGCAACCCTGACATGTGAAGCTGTGGATGAGGAGGTCGGGGAGTGGAGATCCACAAAGACTTCTACATCTTCCGGTGTCTCCTTCTCCAATACCTACAAGGACCACCTGAAAGAGGCGCAGGCCAGGGTCCTCCAGGCCACCTCCTTCCAGAGGAGGGACCTTGAGCCTCTTGGACCAGAGGCGCCAGTAGTTAAAACCTCCAATGGACGCATAAGAGGACGTAAGCGCTTCCCCCTGGCCAAGAGGATGCACTCCTTCTCAGAGCCAGATAAGATAGACAAAGTGGGAGTGGAGGGAGAAACCAACACAGGGTCTTTTGGAGAGCGGAGGAAGTTCTTTGAGGCCAAACCAACATTTTCCAGGCCTGTGCTGAAGTCTAGTCAGGGTACAAACTTGAACCTAGACGTTGGTGAGATAGGCAAACCCAAAGAGAGAACTCCCTCTggagagctggaggaggatCCCCAACACCTCAGCCCTGGACATAAGCAGGACTTACTAGAGCAGCAGAGGCTCGGGACCTTCGCTGAGTATCAGGCCACGTGGAGCAAACAGAAGAAGTCGTCAGAGGCCAAGACTCAAGGGAGGTACCACTCAGCAGAGAACATCTTGGACGCAGACAGCGAAGAGAAGGCTGTGTGCATCCACGAGAGATCCCGATCTTCTCCTTCTGCAGACTTCTatacacag AATAATCCTTCACCGTGGAGAGACCCTCCCAGCCAGCAGAGCAGTTGCAG AGGGAAAACCGAAAGCAGGCTGCGATACCAGCCCGACCACAGCCCACAGTCGGCCCCGGCAGTCCCCAGAAACGAGGGCCCAGTCCCAGGCCTCACTGACCACAGGCCCAAACCAGATGCTGCCAACCCCTCCCACACCACACACTCCTCAGGCCCTCGCAGCCTCAGCCCCAACCCAGGCTCCCAGCACCCATCTCAGCTCGCACAAACCAAGGGCCATCTGCCGCCGCCCAGGTCCCATTTAGGCCCAGAAACCACATCCTCTTCCCAGGAATTCCTCGCTGGCGCCCAGGCAGACCCGGCAGCACTCCAGTCTCTGTCCAGCTGCAGCTCTGACACCCAGCACCATGCTGCTGGCCAGAACTCCTCCGCCTGCCCCGCCCCGGCCAGCTCCCCTCACCTCAGCGGGACGTCCAGAGCAGAAAACGAGGTGGAGAAGGAGCAACCGCAGCCACCTTCCTCCTCATCGCTGTCATCCTCCCGGACGGCCGCGCTGTCTCTCCCCGGAGCGGAGCGAGCACGTTCTCCCTCGCCTCAGTTTGCGCCGCTGAGACTGACTGACAAACCGCCGGCCGTGTTCGTGCAGGATGACTCACCGCTCAG gtCAGAGCATGATTTGAAGCTCCCAGCTGAGATGGATGTGAACAGTTTGGTGAGGAAGGTCCCCGTAAGGATCATCCAAGCCAAGAGCAGCTCTGAGCGAGAGGGCAGGGCCTACCTCCCTCAGACCAGCGAGACCTGCAGTGTGTTCGAGCCGCCGGTCCACATCCCCTCCCTCAGCACCTCAGAGGGTCCGGCCTCGTCCCTGTTTAGCGCCTACACCCGCCAGGCCCCTCCTCAGGACGTTGGTCAGGAGTCAGTCCCAGAGTCCACTTCAGTGGTGGCTCGGCACTCAGAGGAGGCCAAGAGAGAGGAGCTGGCACGGGACATCATGGGTAAAGACAAGTCCCTGGCGGACATCTTGGATCAGAGTGGCAGGATGACCACCATGGACCTGATGGAAGGACTCTTCCCCACAGAGGAGCAGATCCTGGAGGGGGCCCTCCTGCGCAGGAGGGCCTCTGGCTCCAGACTGCCGACCTCGTCCCCCAGGAGCATGGACAG gagggaggaggaggacttgTCTGTGTCAGCAGCAGCCTCCCTGGTCCCCAGCTCCTCCTACTACAACACATCAGCTCCCAAAGCTGAGCTCCTGATTAAGATGAAGGACATgcaggagcagctggaggagcagGACTCCGAGGACGAGCTGGACGTCGATCTCGCCAGTAAAAAG AAAGAGCTCATCACCAGCCTGGCGAGCAAGCTGGAGGTCCTGCGGGAGGCACGGCACAGCCTGCAGGAGGACGTGGAGGACAACGAGGCTCTGGGCCGGGAGGTGGAGGCCACGGTGCAGCGGCTCTGTCAGGCCAACCAGCTCGACAAGTTCTGCATGTTTGTGGGCGACCTGGACAAGGTGGTGAgcctgctgctgtcactgtcaggGCGTCTCGCACGGGTGGAGAACGCCCTCAACAGCCTGGAGGACGAGGCCCCGCCAGAGGAGAAG CGGACCCTGACGGAGAAGCGTAAGCTGCTGATGCAGCAGCACGAGGACGCCAAGGAGCTGAAGGAGAACCTGGACCGTCGGGAGCGGCTGGTCTCCAGCATCATGGAGGCGCACCTGGACTCAGAAAGCCTCGACGACTACCGCCACTTTGTGAAGATGAAGTCGGCCCTCATCATCGAGCAGCGTAAACTGGAGGACAAGATCAAGCTGGGCGAGGAGCAGCTGAAGTGCCTGGTGGACAGTCTGCCGCTGGAGCAGAGGCCGCTGCTCTGA